In Fervidobacterium nodosum Rt17-B1, one genomic interval encodes:
- a CDS encoding TrkH family potassium uptake protein — translation MLKRYTKIYKAFSIIMIQYAFMALVPLIFCFFYPEELNHINGFIVTAITALCLYLSGYLIKGEDIGSINYKEDAVLTIFTWIMVALLSAIPHMLEGHLNFSQAVFESVSGLTTTGLTMYTDVTKISKLILFWRSFTQYVGGAGFALLMLSMVIGPKGVGFYKAEGRVDNLVPNIRRSTQIILQIYVAYTIAGTLALKLAGLNWFEALNHTMTALATGGFSTRNGSVGEFNNLAVEIIIMVLMFLGATGFAIHYAFWKRNWKAVVKNGEPWLMIISITVFSIITAVNGIGKYFKDFNQAIRYTTFQIMSAISGTGFQTLPLSEEKWFSFSPLILSLIVLMIAGGDMDSTSGGIKQFRVWVILNTILESIKGFLLPKNRVKTRIIYKGEQQIVLSNENVREALIILFLYIIAFIIGSFALTLHGYDLELSLFEFASAMDGVGLSVGITSPNMPLTAMWTLTIGMFTGRFEFLIIIYAISKLASDFRMTFKKTKKRRDVVA, via the coding sequence TTGCTAAAAAGATACACAAAAATTTATAAAGCTTTTTCTATAATTATGATACAATACGCATTTATGGCTTTAGTACCACTTATCTTTTGTTTTTTCTATCCGGAGGAATTGAATCATATTAACGGCTTTATTGTTACTGCAATTACAGCTCTTTGTTTATATTTGTCTGGCTACTTAATCAAAGGAGAAGATATTGGCAGTATAAATTATAAAGAGGACGCCGTATTAACTATTTTTACTTGGATTATGGTTGCATTACTCTCTGCTATTCCCCATATGTTGGAGGGGCATTTGAATTTTTCTCAAGCGGTATTTGAATCCGTAAGTGGTTTAACAACAACGGGGCTAACTATGTATACTGATGTTACAAAAATTTCAAAACTAATTCTATTTTGGCGTTCTTTCACGCAGTATGTTGGTGGTGCAGGTTTTGCTCTTTTGATGCTTTCGATGGTTATAGGTCCTAAAGGAGTTGGCTTTTACAAAGCTGAAGGTAGGGTGGATAATCTTGTGCCAAACATAAGACGCTCAACACAGATAATTTTACAGATTTATGTGGCTTATACAATCGCTGGTACACTTGCATTGAAATTAGCTGGATTAAACTGGTTTGAGGCTTTGAATCATACTATGACGGCCCTTGCGACAGGTGGATTTTCCACGAGAAATGGTAGTGTTGGAGAGTTTAACAACCTTGCTGTTGAAATAATAATCATGGTACTTATGTTTCTTGGTGCAACGGGTTTTGCTATACATTATGCATTTTGGAAAAGGAATTGGAAGGCCGTTGTAAAAAACGGCGAACCGTGGTTGATGATAATTTCGATAACTGTTTTTAGTATAATTACAGCTGTGAATGGTATTGGAAAGTACTTTAAAGATTTCAACCAGGCAATTAGGTATACGACATTCCAAATAATGTCTGCAATCAGTGGTACTGGTTTCCAAACGTTACCACTTAGTGAAGAGAAGTGGTTTTCATTTTCACCTTTGATATTGTCGCTTATAGTTTTAATGATAGCTGGTGGCGATATGGATTCTACATCAGGTGGTATTAAACAATTCCGTGTATGGGTTATCCTAAACACAATTTTGGAGTCTATAAAAGGCTTTTTGTTACCTAAAAATAGGGTTAAAACACGTATAATTTACAAAGGAGAGCAGCAGATCGTTTTGTCTAATGAAAATGTTAGGGAAGCACTTATTATATTATTTTTGTACATTATAGCTTTTATAATAGGCTCTTTTGCATTAACATTACATGGCTATGACTTGGAACTTTCTTTATTTGAATTTGCTTCCGCAATGGATGGTGTTGGATTATCTGTTGGGATAACATCGCCAAATATGCCTTTAACGGCAATGTGGACGCTTACAATTGGTATGTTTACTGGAAGATTTGAGTTTTTAATTATTATATACGCTATATCTAAGTTGGCTAGTGATTTTAGGATGACATTCAAAAAAACAAAAAAAAGGAGAGATGTTGTTGCCTAA
- a CDS encoding DUF4897 domain-containing protein produces MLLPNRTVLYVLIFVVLFFLAVDIITLLMRGPNFDVVYYDSDIFSDYSKIATITTVSGLKFKSEKKESEYINTYKETSKETFEKYFSQVSKEIGKDIKVLDVDFSWRKREGILEITEKVTLSGLVQNQIMDGKEIYILDMGKVKMNAIGNANLKVHLPGDAVLITVEPTPTTQSANFVVWSGNDILYFPEIKYKGGE; encoded by the coding sequence ATGTTGTTGCCTAATCGTACAGTTTTATACGTATTGATTTTTGTAGTTTTATTTTTCTTGGCTGTTGATATTATCACTTTATTAATGAGAGGACCTAATTTTGACGTAGTTTACTATGATTCCGACATTTTCTCGGATTATTCAAAAATTGCGACGATAACTACGGTCAGTGGACTTAAGTTCAAATCTGAGAAAAAAGAAAGTGAATATATAAATACTTATAAAGAAACATCTAAGGAAACTTTCGAAAAGTATTTTTCTCAAGTTTCCAAAGAGATAGGTAAAGATATTAAGGTCTTAGATGTAGATTTTTCTTGGAGAAAAAGGGAAGGAATACTTGAAATCACAGAAAAAGTTACATTATCTGGTTTGGTTCAAAATCAAATAATGGATGGTAAAGAAATATATATCCTTGATATGGGAAAGGTAAAGATGAATGCAATTGGCAACGCAAATTTAAAGGTTCATTTACCTGGTGATGCGGTTCTAATTACTGTAGAACCAACTCCAACGACGCAAAGTGCGAATTTTGTTGTATGGTCTGGAAATGATATATTGTATTTCCCTGAGATAAAATATAAAGGTGGCGAATAA
- a CDS encoding DUF6115 domain-containing protein, with translation MGILNWLVVFSAIGSLLLLWSLFIVQTFNKKHEKSAIDEEEERLIELMGRVRVFVDSKIEQLDRKMDEVRELIKALNDQYITFSAMSLEKIDKTEGQKIEFEDNSVTFNNEKTRSSVDSKKNIEILENLYENSFEEKYTSNNSENNDENNVEKRIYEMYLNGMEPIEIAKNLKMGVGEVQLIIDLMSRQQRG, from the coding sequence ATGGGAATACTAAATTGGCTTGTTGTTTTTTCTGCTATTGGTTCATTGTTGCTTTTGTGGTCATTATTTATAGTTCAAACGTTTAATAAAAAACACGAAAAATCAGCAATCGACGAAGAGGAAGAAAGACTTATAGAACTTATGGGGAGAGTTAGGGTTTTTGTTGATTCCAAAATTGAACAGCTTGATAGAAAAATGGACGAGGTAAGAGAGCTTATAAAGGCTTTGAACGACCAATATATAACTTTCTCTGCGATGTCTTTAGAGAAAATTGATAAGACTGAAGGACAAAAAATAGAATTTGAAGATAATTCGGTAACTTTCAACAATGAGAAAACAAGGAGTTCTGTGGACTCCAAAAAGAATATCGAAATTTTAGAAAATCTTTATGAAAATTCTTTTGAAGAAAAATACACATCGAATAACTCAGAAAATAATGATGAAAATAACGTTGAAAAGAGAATATATGAAATGTACCTTAATGGTATGGAGCCTATTGAGATTGCGAAAAATTTGAAAATGGGAGTTGGTGAGGTCCAGTTAATAATTGACCTCATGAGTAGACAGCAACGGGGGTGA
- the amrA gene encoding AmmeMemoRadiSam system protein A: MIGEHPYVKWAIEVIENYIKHSKVIEPHESLPKELFERRAGAFVTLHKLDGSLRGCIGTIMPVRENLALEIRDNAIAAATRDPRFEPVSPEELNNIVVNVDILNPFEPVSSITELDPKKYGVIVQKGWKRGLLLPDIEGVDTVEEQIRIAKIKAGIFDDNFEIFKFTVERYR, from the coding sequence ATGATAGGTGAACACCCTTATGTAAAATGGGCTATCGAAGTTATAGAAAATTACATTAAACACAGCAAAGTAATCGAACCACACGAAAGTTTGCCAAAAGAACTCTTTGAAAGACGTGCAGGAGCGTTTGTTACGCTCCATAAGCTTGATGGTTCTCTGAGGGGATGCATTGGTACAATTATGCCTGTAAGGGAAAATTTGGCACTTGAAATTCGTGATAACGCGATTGCAGCTGCTACAAGAGACCCAAGATTTGAACCCGTTAGTCCTGAAGAATTAAATAATATTGTTGTCAACGTTGATATTTTAAATCCGTTTGAGCCAGTTAGTAGTATTACTGAACTTGATCCGAAAAAATATGGAGTAATTGTACAGAAAGGCTGGAAGCGAGGACTTCTTCTTCCTGATATTGAAGGAGTTGATACAGTAGAAGAGCAAATAAGAATTGCAAAGATTAAAGCGGGAATATTTGATGATAATTTTGAAATATTTAAATTCACCGTCGAAAGATACCGATGA
- a CDS encoding tRNA (adenine-N1)-methyltransferase, which yields MVKSGDRVVLYGEDGKKFIVKVESGGKKGTHLGVIEFDEIIGKEFGDIVTIGKTQKSYYILPPTYIDDVFSMKRKTQIIYPKDSSYILMKLDIKPGTRVIETGVGSGAMCAAMARLVSENGKVYAYERREEFYNLALNNLTEWGLADRVELRLKDISMGFDHSNVDALLLDVPDPENYIHLCWEALGGGGRLGVICPTVNQVSAVLEKLYEYPFINVEVWESLMRQYKPYPNRLRPVDRMVAHTTFMIFARKVNKFLPTQMDQQDESQVIEQNGQNENLKIE from the coding sequence TTGGTAAAATCAGGTGATAGAGTAGTACTTTACGGCGAAGACGGCAAAAAATTTATAGTAAAGGTTGAAAGCGGTGGGAAAAAGGGTACACATTTAGGTGTAATAGAATTTGATGAGATAATCGGTAAGGAGTTTGGTGACATAGTAACGATTGGTAAAACGCAAAAGTCTTATTACATACTTCCGCCAACTTATATAGACGATGTTTTTTCAATGAAGAGAAAAACACAGATTATTTATCCAAAAGATTCGAGCTATATTTTGATGAAATTGGATATTAAGCCTGGAACGCGTGTTATAGAGACCGGTGTTGGAAGTGGAGCAATGTGTGCTGCTATGGCGAGGCTTGTGAGTGAAAATGGGAAAGTATACGCTTACGAAAGGCGAGAGGAATTCTACAATTTAGCATTAAATAATTTAACAGAATGGGGGTTAGCTGATAGAGTAGAACTTAGATTAAAGGATATATCTATGGGTTTTGACCATTCCAATGTTGATGCTTTATTACTTGATGTTCCTGATCCGGAAAATTATATTCATTTGTGTTGGGAAGCTCTCGGTGGTGGTGGAAGACTGGGAGTGATATGTCCCACAGTTAATCAGGTGTCAGCTGTACTTGAGAAGCTTTACGAGTATCCTTTTATAAATGTTGAGGTGTGGGAATCGTTGATGAGACAATACAAACCTTATCCAAATAGATTGAGACCTGTAGATAGGATGGTAGCGCATACAACATTTATGATTTTCGCTAGAAAAGTCAACAAGTTTCTTCCAACTCAGATGGATCAGCAGGATGAATCGCAAGTTATTGAACAGAATGGGCAAAACGAAAATCTAAAAATTGAGTAG
- a CDS encoding S41 family peptidase translates to MKNFWKGLLSYLFVALVVVASSVILSGATNTKLLNYISPLYETLYRINENYYEINKVNFDDLIDSAIDGMVKGLGDDFSYYYPAKQMTEQQIEMEGQYGGLGIEVTYDNENRAVKIISPMYGTPAWRVGLQAGDLIIGIDDQPVSEMEYEVKVVREIIQIIPVKSGTTMYNGKKIGYILLTKFNEPVPAELQKALRKLYDQKIDALLLDLRNNPGGLLDVAIQVSNYFLDAGKIIVSVKDRNGKITDRYISQGNNYPKVPMAVLVNNGSASASEIVAAALKENGRAILVGQKTFGKGSVQRGFPLSNGGTVFLTIAHYLTPAGKDIHKVGIQPNITVEEATSTSRKVDAKVYTLTEIEVDVNDPVIKTAIESIFKNTGK, encoded by the coding sequence ATGAAAAATTTTTGGAAAGGATTATTATCGTACTTGTTTGTAGCTTTGGTCGTAGTAGCTTCTAGCGTGATACTTTCTGGAGCAACAAATACAAAGTTGCTTAATTACATATCTCCGCTTTATGAAACACTTTACAGGATAAATGAAAACTATTACGAGATAAACAAGGTTAATTTTGATGACCTTATTGATTCCGCTATCGATGGTATGGTAAAAGGCCTTGGAGATGATTTCAGTTATTATTATCCAGCAAAACAAATGACTGAGCAGCAAATTGAAATGGAAGGACAGTATGGAGGTCTTGGTATAGAGGTTACGTATGATAATGAAAACCGCGCCGTAAAAATAATAAGCCCAATGTATGGGACACCTGCATGGAGAGTAGGTTTACAGGCTGGAGATTTAATAATAGGTATCGATGATCAGCCTGTTAGCGAAATGGAATATGAAGTAAAGGTAGTTAGAGAGATTATACAAATAATTCCAGTAAAATCTGGAACAACTATGTACAATGGAAAGAAAATTGGTTACATATTATTAACAAAATTCAATGAACCTGTTCCGGCAGAACTTCAAAAGGCACTAAGAAAGTTGTACGATCAAAAAATAGATGCTTTGCTTCTCGACCTAAGAAACAATCCTGGCGGTTTGCTTGATGTTGCAATACAAGTTTCTAATTACTTTTTAGACGCTGGAAAGATAATAGTGTCGGTAAAAGATAGGAATGGAAAAATTACAGATAGGTACATTAGTCAAGGCAACAACTATCCAAAAGTTCCAATGGCGGTACTTGTAAACAATGGTTCGGCATCTGCATCAGAAATTGTTGCCGCAGCTTTGAAAGAAAATGGAAGAGCTATACTTGTTGGCCAGAAAACATTTGGTAAGGGTTCTGTACAAAGGGGCTTTCCACTTAGCAATGGTGGAACTGTGTTTCTTACTATTGCTCATTATCTTACACCTGCTGGTAAAGATATACACAAAGTTGGAATTCAACCTAATATAACAGTAGAAGAAGCCACGTCTACATCAAGGAAAGTTGATGCAAAGGTTTACACGCTCACTGAAATAGAAGTTGATGTAAATGATCCGGTTATAAAGACCGCTATTGAGAGCATCTTTAAAAATACCGGAAAATAG
- a CDS encoding efflux RND transporter permease subunit, whose translation MEKFSKKYVEFILKNSNRVLLILVILSILLGLYSLFGLKINADITGLAPKDDPRFKDLVKYTNEKVTSNTLLVAILNVENKNFDAIASDLKRLFESTPYIHQAEAFDNPETLVKYGMLSISEGSISESLNYYQSLAKIEPRTLVDFRFWRNIGNALYDLNSYLEELVKKSGIKKYYLTSPNNDLLVMNFSISKPMSDVKFVTECVENLKNEVKKIEKKYGVEIKFSGGVMGTYEANKQASKDFTITSIISIIGIVIVLILGFGNLLELILLFVGLLMSMAISLGVIALLLRELNIVTTFVNAMLLGLGIDYAMYIVTRIQERFSVEGVSEKSIVDAFIENFRPSFISMLTTAIAFAIMVLSPSNAIKQMGISVSVGIAIYFFTFNTFVPIAHYKLLNKFKRRERETYIRVVDLIRRSRIIYIFTIFATILFALVGIYSVMNFSYTASSLISKNSESTITSELISKKFGAVGASDVVIAEPDVQKLTMTLSKLKEKNIINADFSILSFIQDPEKIAKEKSNIYVQVLQLTNIPILEVIFKKYGLYESFVSTVDVIKNISTTQDLFNLMEKDIPSLFYKDINGNRYLLAYVTPSINIWEGNNIKKFFNSVGNYKVYGYTALFYNIIEELINSTIWVFVLVFIVELIILYIDFKNFKRSIAIIVLTVLNTLSAFGISYLVGIKTTFITFIVLPIFLGIGVDSLVEIDHSIKFGRESIIKTEKAIIMSILTTVVSFASFLIAGGQLLREFGFVTSAGLLGALFISIFWYLNIVDPHFGFKRKVDKK comes from the coding sequence TTGGAAAAGTTCTCAAAAAAATACGTGGAATTTATATTAAAAAATTCTAATAGAGTTTTATTAATATTAGTTATACTATCCATTTTATTAGGACTTTACTCTCTTTTTGGGTTAAAAATTAATGCTGATATAACAGGACTGGCTCCAAAAGATGATCCGAGATTTAAAGATCTTGTGAAGTACACCAATGAAAAAGTGACTTCCAATACTCTGCTTGTTGCAATTTTAAATGTTGAAAATAAAAATTTTGATGCTATAGCTTCAGATTTAAAAAGATTATTTGAAAGCACACCTTATATTCATCAAGCTGAAGCTTTTGATAATCCAGAAACGTTAGTTAAATACGGTATGCTATCGATAAGCGAAGGTTCTATCTCAGAAAGTTTGAATTATTACCAAAGTTTAGCGAAAATTGAGCCACGCACACTTGTTGATTTTAGATTTTGGAGAAACATAGGTAATGCGCTTTACGATTTAAACAGTTATCTTGAAGAACTTGTGAAAAAAAGTGGTATCAAAAAATATTATTTGACATCACCAAATAACGATCTTTTAGTTATGAATTTTTCTATTTCAAAGCCTATGTCCGATGTGAAGTTCGTTACTGAATGTGTGGAAAATTTAAAGAATGAAGTTAAAAAAATAGAGAAAAAATACGGTGTAGAGATAAAATTTTCTGGTGGAGTAATGGGGACGTATGAGGCGAATAAACAAGCATCCAAAGACTTTACTATCACAAGTATTATTTCAATCATTGGAATTGTAATTGTGCTTATTTTAGGTTTTGGAAATCTTTTGGAATTGATCTTGCTTTTCGTCGGTCTTCTGATGTCCATGGCTATAAGTTTAGGTGTGATAGCACTGCTCTTGCGGGAATTAAATATAGTAACTACCTTTGTTAATGCTATGTTGCTTGGATTAGGAATTGATTATGCGATGTACATAGTTACAAGGATTCAGGAGAGATTTAGTGTAGAGGGAGTTAGTGAGAAAAGCATAGTAGATGCGTTTATAGAGAATTTTAGACCATCATTCATTTCCATGTTAACAACTGCAATAGCTTTTGCTATTATGGTTTTAAGCCCTTCAAATGCTATAAAACAAATGGGTATATCAGTATCTGTAGGTATAGCTATATATTTCTTTACTTTCAATACATTTGTTCCTATAGCTCATTACAAGCTTTTAAACAAATTCAAAAGAAGAGAACGAGAAACTTATATACGCGTTGTTGATTTAATAAGAAGAAGCAGAATAATATACATTTTTACAATCTTTGCTACTATTTTGTTTGCTTTGGTTGGTATATATTCAGTAATGAATTTCTCATATACTGCTTCGAGTTTAATTTCCAAAAACTCAGAATCCACAATAACTTCCGAATTAATATCTAAGAAATTCGGAGCGGTTGGTGCAAGCGACGTTGTTATAGCGGAACCAGATGTTCAAAAATTAACCATGACTCTTTCTAAATTGAAAGAAAAAAATATTATTAATGCAGACTTTTCTATTCTTTCATTCATACAAGACCCAGAGAAAATAGCTAAGGAAAAATCGAATATCTATGTCCAAGTTCTTCAGTTGACCAATATACCAATTCTTGAGGTAATTTTCAAAAAATATGGTCTTTACGAAAGTTTTGTATCAACAGTCGATGTTATAAAAAATATTTCCACCACTCAGGATTTATTTAATCTAATGGAGAAAGACATTCCTAGTTTATTCTATAAGGATATAAACGGTAATAGATACCTGCTTGCCTATGTAACCCCATCAATTAATATTTGGGAAGGAAATAATATTAAGAAATTCTTTAATTCTGTCGGAAATTACAAAGTTTACGGCTACACAGCGCTTTTTTACAACATAATTGAAGAATTAATTAATTCCACAATTTGGGTTTTTGTTCTAGTGTTTATTGTAGAACTTATAATTTTGTACATAGATTTTAAAAATTTCAAAAGGTCAATTGCTATTATTGTTTTAACAGTCTTAAATACTCTTTCTGCTTTTGGAATTTCATACCTTGTTGGAATAAAAACAACGTTTATTACTTTCATCGTCTTGCCAATCTTTCTTGGGATAGGTGTTGATAGCCTTGTGGAGATCGATCACAGCATTAAATTTGGTCGAGAAAGTATTATAAAAACTGAGAAGGCAATTATAATGTCTATACTCACGACAGTAGTATCTTTCGCAAGTTTTTTAATTGCTGGTGGACAGTTGCTAAGAGAATTTGGTTTTGTAACATCGGCAGGTTTGCTTGGAGCACTGTTTATTTCAATCTTTTGGTATTTGAATATTGTTGATCCACATTTTGGATTTAAGAGAAAGGTTGATAAAAAATGA
- a CDS encoding glycosyltransferase family 4 protein, translating into MNILMVSDTYLPQINGVATSIYLSKKYLEMKGHEVFVVAPVSPDNDKKVLVIPGVPFLLEKQHRIVFANHLKILEFAKNNNIEIIHSHDPFALGMRALKVQKDLKIPHIHTYHTLLTEYRHYVPPPFTPDRKTVEEFSRWFCNKVNFVIAPTKEIEEELLKYKVERPIEVIPTGIDTIEFSKPAEEDVRKLFNIPKDAILLMYAGRLAKEKNLEFLFKVVGKYMNNHQDVWFMVVGDGPERKELEQYSEDIGIKNRVVFTGYVPHQKIKDYYKASDLFVFASLTETQGLVVLESLASGTPVVAIAYKGVANVLVNGEGAITTGVSEDEFYEAIEKALSMKETLKHKGVEYVEKYWSMNTMVEKLEKIYENALKEGYIDFNMPSIINTSLQLKINALFKKLTERFSD; encoded by the coding sequence ATGAATATACTGATGGTGTCAGATACGTATTTACCACAGATAAACGGTGTTGCGACATCGATATATTTGTCTAAAAAATACCTTGAAATGAAAGGGCACGAGGTTTTTGTTGTTGCCCCAGTTTCACCAGATAACGATAAAAAAGTATTAGTTATTCCTGGGGTACCTTTTCTTTTGGAAAAGCAACATAGGATAGTTTTTGCAAATCATTTGAAAATATTGGAATTTGCTAAGAATAATAATATTGAAATTATTCATAGTCATGATCCGTTCGCTTTAGGGATGAGAGCTTTGAAGGTCCAAAAAGATTTAAAAATTCCACACATCCATACATACCATACTTTACTAACCGAATATCGTCATTATGTTCCACCCCCTTTTACACCTGATCGAAAGACTGTTGAAGAATTTTCACGATGGTTCTGCAATAAAGTTAATTTTGTTATTGCACCAACGAAAGAAATAGAAGAAGAATTATTGAAGTACAAAGTTGAAAGGCCTATAGAAGTTATACCAACAGGTATAGATACTATCGAGTTTTCTAAACCTGCTGAAGAGGATGTAAGAAAATTATTTAACATTCCAAAAGATGCTATTTTATTAATGTACGCAGGAAGGCTTGCGAAGGAAAAGAATTTAGAGTTCCTATTTAAAGTCGTTGGGAAATATATGAATAACCATCAAGACGTATGGTTTATGGTTGTAGGTGATGGCCCTGAGAGAAAAGAATTGGAACAATACTCTGAAGATATAGGAATCAAAAACAGGGTTGTTTTTACAGGATACGTGCCACATCAAAAGATAAAAGATTATTATAAAGCTTCTGATTTGTTTGTCTTTGCTTCTTTAACAGAGACGCAAGGCTTAGTTGTACTTGAGTCTCTTGCAAGTGGAACACCTGTTGTTGCAATTGCTTATAAAGGTGTTGCAAATGTGCTTGTAAACGGTGAAGGTGCTATCACAACAGGCGTTAGCGAGGACGAATTTTACGAGGCTATAGAAAAAGCGTTATCAATGAAAGAAACACTAAAACACAAAGGTGTCGAATACGTTGAAAAGTATTGGTCGATGAACACAATGGTTGAAAAATTAGAGAAAATATATGAAAATGCCTTAAAAGAAGGATACATTGATTTTAATATGCCATCTATAATTAACACATCCTTACAATTAAAGATAAATGCTTTATTCAAAAAACTTACCGAAAGGTTTAGTGATTAA
- the rsgA gene encoding ribosome small subunit-dependent GTPase A: MSDTVINKALRRRGIVVKFYSNLLVVEDIETGEQFLCKLRGKFKKQGIRPITGDIVEYTKIVGNEGVVENILNRKSELKKPSVANIDQVIIVTTIDKPAVPLDILDRFIVLVEYEGLPIVIVLNKVDLLKEEQIKEFESIYKKLYPVVKTSAMTGYGIEELKQQLSGKISVFAGMSGVGKSSLLNSIENNLKLRTGEISEKLGRGKHTTTAAELLRLSFGGWVVDTPGFASLDIDHISENILRELFIEFENDKCYFPDCYHIDEPGCHVKEMVKKGKIPYSRYESYQRMLEELQELRKEALE, from the coding sequence GTGAGCGATACAGTTATTAATAAAGCTTTGAGAAGGAGAGGGATAGTCGTTAAGTTTTATTCAAATCTTTTAGTGGTCGAGGACATTGAAACAGGAGAACAATTTCTATGCAAATTACGTGGGAAATTTAAAAAGCAGGGGATAAGACCAATAACAGGCGATATAGTGGAATACACAAAAATTGTCGGAAATGAAGGCGTTGTTGAGAATATATTAAATAGAAAATCTGAACTAAAAAAACCAAGCGTAGCTAATATTGATCAGGTAATTATAGTAACAACTATAGATAAGCCTGCAGTCCCACTTGATATATTGGATAGATTCATCGTTTTAGTGGAATACGAGGGACTTCCAATTGTTATAGTGTTGAACAAGGTAGATTTGCTAAAAGAAGAACAAATAAAAGAATTCGAGAGTATTTACAAAAAACTTTACCCCGTAGTAAAGACAAGTGCGATGACAGGTTATGGTATAGAAGAATTAAAACAGCAACTTTCGGGAAAAATATCTGTTTTTGCCGGTATGTCTGGTGTTGGAAAAAGTAGTTTGCTCAATTCGATTGAAAATAATTTGAAATTAAGAACTGGTGAGATTTCCGAAAAGCTTGGCAGAGGAAAGCATACAACCACCGCCGCAGAGTTACTAAGGTTATCATTTGGTGGTTGGGTTGTAGATACACCTGGTTTCGCAAGCTTAGATATAGACCATATTTCTGAAAATATTTTAAGAGAACTTTTTATAGAATTTGAAAATGATAAATGCTATTTCCCAGATTGCTATCATATAGATGAACCGGGATGCCACGTAAAAGAAATGGTCAAAAAAGGAAAAATTCCATATTCACGATACGAAAGCTATCAAAGGATGCTAGAAGAACTTCAAGAGCTCAGAAAAGAAGCTTTGGAGTAG
- a CDS encoding PASTA domain-containing protein has product MIDKRVRKDSFNRKFGKKGGFFVQFTTTFSLIIIGLIIGIIFGSLLFYFNIYIKARRGTVILENYINQDSKVASEILKNKGFKVIVIGGEGKVIKMDPPPNTRVKIRSEVKLFTESIKTVTMELPDFKYAWYKTVQTILREVNIIPSVRYVPASEFYGTVISTSPTPKSQVKSWDSITLFVSSGSSSISNQSNQNEGINQEGINQEESSTSSTPIEIIPPSVDVKNYEEVQQSTEPNSGNTSQPIQIQPDQNNQSSTESTENGIGTEGGQF; this is encoded by the coding sequence TTGATAGATAAAAGAGTTAGAAAAGATTCGTTTAATAGAAAATTTGGAAAAAAAGGTGGATTCTTCGTACAATTTACAACAACTTTTTCATTAATCATAATCGGTTTAATAATCGGCATAATCTTTGGCTCATTACTGTTTTACTTTAATATTTACATAAAAGCAAGGCGCGGAACTGTCATTTTAGAAAACTATATCAATCAAGATTCCAAAGTAGCTAGTGAGATATTGAAAAATAAGGGCTTTAAGGTAATAGTTATTGGTGGAGAAGGAAAAGTGATTAAAATGGATCCACCACCAAATACAAGAGTTAAGATTAGAAGTGAAGTTAAACTCTTCACGGAAAGTATTAAGACAGTTACGATGGAATTACCTGACTTTAAATACGCTTGGTATAAAACTGTACAAACTATATTGAGAGAAGTGAACATAATACCATCTGTTAGATATGTACCAGCATCAGAGTTTTATGGAACGGTAATCTCTACGTCTCCAACTCCGAAAAGTCAAGTTAAGAGTTGGGATAGTATAACTTTATTTGTAAGTTCCGGAAGTTCTTCCATTTCCAATCAATCAAACCAAAACGAAGGTATTAATCAAGAAGGTATTAATCAAGAAGAGAGTAGTACCTCAAGTACTCCTATAGAAATTATTCCTCCAAGCGTTGATGTAAAAAATTATGAAGAGGTCCAGCAATCAACTGAACCAAATTCAGGTAATACTTCTCAACCAATACAAATACAACCTGATCAAAATAACCAATCTTCAACAGAAAGTACAGAAAATGGAATTGGAACAGAAGGAGGGCAATTTTAG